The following coding sequences are from one Hyphomicrobiales bacterium window:
- a CDS encoding sugar transferase yields MPLEDGREMQPHTKIVITGASGFLGQMVVPRVVERRCDVSVVGRTPSRLQQLFPGIEAFDYTDLAEKARGAHLLVHLAVENNDTGLSETEMRAVNVDLALNVALAAKTAGVPSFLNVSSVQALDGANRHPYAVNKREAIERLGELQGIEIASVFLPLVYGENWSGSLVWLNRFPRWLADRLFQPLAAMKPTVHVDRIVDLIISQIPPKDAGELILSDNQSDNPFYTGARRLADLAFALVVVLFFWWFLALIWALVRVSSDGPGLFPQKRIGRQARSFICYKFRTMAVGTKEAGTHEISSLSVTRIGHLLRKTKLDELPQVWNILRNEMSLIGPRPCLPSQTELIAERQKRGVLDVKPGITGLAQINGIDMVEPRRLAIWDAKYLALRGLVLDAKIAIATALGNGRGDRTS; encoded by the coding sequence TTGCCTTTGGAAGACGGTCGAGAAATGCAGCCTCACACTAAAATTGTTATTACTGGGGCGTCTGGCTTTCTAGGGCAGATGGTTGTGCCTCGGGTCGTTGAACGCCGGTGTGATGTTTCGGTGGTTGGTCGGACACCGTCGCGCCTGCAACAGCTTTTTCCTGGGATCGAGGCGTTCGACTATACCGATCTTGCGGAGAAGGCACGTGGTGCTCACCTTTTAGTGCATTTGGCTGTGGAGAATAACGACACCGGACTGTCCGAAACCGAGATGCGCGCGGTCAATGTCGACCTTGCGCTGAATGTTGCACTGGCAGCCAAGACGGCTGGCGTGCCTTCTTTTCTGAACGTTTCAAGCGTGCAGGCGCTTGATGGCGCAAATCGACATCCTTATGCCGTTAACAAGCGCGAAGCGATCGAGCGCTTGGGAGAGTTGCAAGGGATTGAGATTGCGTCAGTCTTCCTCCCGCTTGTCTATGGAGAAAACTGGAGCGGATCGCTCGTATGGCTTAACCGATTTCCACGATGGCTCGCAGACCGCCTGTTTCAGCCTTTAGCCGCCATGAAGCCAACGGTTCACGTCGATCGTATCGTTGACTTAATCATCAGCCAGATACCACCTAAGGACGCAGGAGAGCTCATCCTCTCAGATAACCAGTCCGATAACCCTTTTTACACGGGTGCGAGGCGCCTTGCGGATCTGGCGTTCGCCTTGGTGGTGGTGCTTTTTTTCTGGTGGTTTCTTGCTCTGATATGGGCTTTGGTGCGTGTGTCCTCCGACGGTCCCGGCCTGTTCCCGCAGAAGCGCATCGGGCGTCAAGCCCGCTCTTTCATTTGCTACAAGTTCCGAACGATGGCTGTTGGCACCAAAGAGGCCGGGACGCATGAGATCAGCTCACTGTCAGTGACGCGTATCGGACACCTGCTGCGTAAGACCAAGCTCGACGAACTGCCGCAGGTGTGGAACATCTTACGCAACGAGATGAGCCTGATTGGACCACGCCCGTGTTTGCCTTCCCAAACAGAATTGATTGCTGAGCGGCAGAAGCGGGGCGTGCTTGACGTGAAGCCAGGCATAACGGGCCTGGCACAGATCAACGGGATCGATATGGTCGAGCCGCGGCGTTTGGCGATATGGGATGCCAAATACCTTGCGCTGCGCGGGCTTGTTCTTGATGCAAAAATCGCCATCGCCACGGCTTTGGGCAACGGACGCGGCGATAGGACGAGCTAG
- a CDS encoding acyltransferase, whose product MNQKKIDISLILRGVMASYVVFWHTLGYQGDIPAIINIPGRVSVWFFFGISGYVISHGFFHGKYRFNWRGLREYFFRRILRIFPLFYLLSALSIFIIIFFSLAMPFNWIDIPAEFFAIQWSHSYALNGVFWTLGIEIQYYLVAPLICFIIFKCGRFHLIFSIIFLSLLWFWPHLANQWFGASYDNRTTIGSLQFFFVGCIMAMLTTNTSFVEVISHRYILLILSIFGFSILGATAWLYQNALGDFWRLTGALMTLLSIASLLAVHIGVENLNIAPGFLSRSLMRIGVLAYGIYAWHGILLKYFAMFQDEFVLTYLVSLILAAVSFFLIEKPAIAFGRRSRNAASH is encoded by the coding sequence ATGAACCAGAAAAAAATAGATATTTCATTGATATTGCGTGGTGTAATGGCAAGTTATGTCGTATTTTGGCATACATTAGGTTATCAGGGCGATATTCCTGCTATTATTAATATTCCTGGTAGGGTGTCTGTTTGGTTTTTCTTTGGTATATCAGGTTATGTCATCTCTCATGGTTTTTTCCATGGCAAATATAGATTCAACTGGAGGGGTTTGCGTGAATATTTCTTCAGAAGGATATTGCGTATTTTTCCATTATTTTATCTTCTTTCTGCGTTATCAATATTCATTATTATATTTTTTAGTTTGGCCATGCCATTTAATTGGATCGATATTCCAGCCGAGTTTTTTGCGATACAATGGAGCCATTCCTACGCACTTAATGGTGTATTTTGGACCTTAGGAATAGAAATACAATATTACTTAGTGGCACCATTGATTTGCTTTATTATTTTTAAGTGTGGTCGATTCCATTTAATATTTTCTATAATTTTCCTCTCCCTTTTATGGTTCTGGCCGCACCTTGCAAATCAATGGTTTGGCGCTTCCTATGACAACAGGACAACTATTGGTTCGCTTCAGTTCTTCTTTGTCGGTTGCATAATGGCGATGCTTACAACGAATACAAGTTTTGTTGAAGTTATTTCTCATCGGTATATTTTGTTAATTCTGTCTATTTTCGGATTTTCAATTTTAGGCGCGACGGCATGGTTATACCAAAACGCGTTAGGCGATTTTTGGCGTTTAACTGGCGCTCTGATGACGTTGCTGAGTATCGCAAGCTTGCTTGCTGTGCATATTGGTGTTGAAAATCTTAATATCGCTCCAGGTTTTTTATCAAGAAGTCTTATGAGAATTGGAGTATTAGCCTATGGAATTTACGCGTGGCATGGTATTCTATTGAAATACTTCGCCATGTTTCAAGATGAATTCGTTTTGACCTATTTGGTTTCCTTGATCTTAGCTGCCGTGAGTTTTTTCTTGATCGAAAAGCCTGCTATTGCCTTTGGAAGACGGTCGAGAAATGCAGCCTCACACTAA
- a CDS encoding O-antigen ligase family protein has translation MTDRDFSNWIGVCFLVLINAAFLTLLATPIATVLSRNSAFVLLAISTLLLAASYLAQPGSAGSMRFPSSHWLQKSLNRPITVVTIASVIYAMSSLVWSPLPERGLGALAQTTAATLMVVLGCYIVARPNVAPVWLPRALLLSLAIGLAFVVFELSFGSPIRGLLGASTEPYRLNRAALCMALFVPLLFLRATEHLLVSLRIVLIVCIGGAVLISQSESAKLAFLVVLLTYAFTFWTSSRIAIVLLGSTIIVLHVFAPLLAIAINMALPREMGETLSQGLFGDPYYFVRIEIWWAHVQQILSAPILGHGLQASQAAPQIYAGSDPAVIRGLSYGHPHSLSIQVWYELGSVGVLLSSALIWFVMQKLASLRRHDQKVAVAVIAGVWSVAYVGHGAWQHWWWALVGTLTVLFVSLKQRNPSDGNT, from the coding sequence ATGACCGATCGAGACTTTTCGAATTGGATTGGTGTCTGTTTTCTTGTGTTGATCAATGCCGCTTTCCTAACCCTTCTGGCGACACCGATAGCGACGGTTCTCTCTCGGAACTCAGCTTTCGTTCTCTTGGCGATTTCGACGCTATTGCTGGCAGCCAGCTATCTGGCACAGCCCGGCTCTGCTGGTTCAATGCGATTTCCTTCGTCGCACTGGCTGCAAAAATCGCTGAACCGACCGATCACCGTGGTCACGATCGCAAGCGTTATCTATGCGATGTCATCGCTTGTTTGGTCACCGCTTCCCGAGCGTGGATTGGGAGCGTTGGCTCAGACGACAGCCGCAACGCTGATGGTTGTCTTGGGGTGTTACATCGTTGCTCGACCAAATGTCGCGCCTGTTTGGCTCCCTCGCGCGCTCCTCTTGTCGCTGGCGATAGGTTTGGCCTTTGTTGTGTTTGAGTTGTCATTCGGTAGCCCCATCCGCGGGCTGCTGGGCGCCTCGACGGAGCCATATCGGTTAAACCGGGCAGCTCTATGCATGGCACTCTTTGTGCCACTGCTGTTTCTAAGGGCGACGGAACATCTTTTAGTTTCGTTGCGGATCGTGTTGATTGTCTGCATAGGCGGCGCTGTTTTGATTTCTCAATCGGAATCGGCCAAGCTAGCATTTTTGGTTGTCTTGCTGACCTACGCGTTCACTTTCTGGACCAGCTCGCGCATTGCCATTGTGCTTTTGGGTTCAACAATCATTGTCTTGCATGTTTTTGCTCCGCTTTTGGCCATTGCAATAAACATGGCTCTACCAAGAGAGATGGGCGAAACGCTTTCTCAAGGCCTCTTTGGTGATCCCTACTACTTTGTGCGAATCGAGATTTGGTGGGCGCACGTACAACAAATTCTGTCGGCGCCCATACTTGGCCATGGACTGCAAGCATCCCAGGCAGCACCGCAAATCTATGCTGGCTCAGATCCCGCGGTCATTCGAGGACTGTCCTATGGGCACCCGCATAGTCTTTCGATCCAAGTGTGGTATGAGCTAGGCTCGGTAGGAGTTTTGCTTTCATCGGCTTTAATCTGGTTTGTTATGCAAAAATTGGCAAGTTTGCGTCGCCACGATCAGAAAGTGGCAGTGGCCGTCATTGCGGGGGTTTGGAGCGTAGCTTATGTTGGTCATGGAGCGTGGCAGCATTGGTGGTGGGCGCTGGTGGGGACACTGACCGTTCTTTTCGTATCGTTGAAGCAACGTAATCCCTCAGACGGCAACACTTAA
- a CDS encoding tyrosine-type recombinase/integrase codes for MDTVFARCIGAYSDFTLRGYRCDLDTFSAWCTERGSEVVPASPEIVAAFIDEHIARYSYATIRRRLSAIKFLHRMCDLPSPIDTSVVYLSIRRAARTKGRRPKQVLGLTADLLASILDGCPKTLSGLRDAALISVGYDTLCRSSELSWMKVDHIDLASQTVYIPRSKNDPFGDGRLARLTSETVEKIDRWLRTSGIDDGPLFRGLVAGKLRQGHMETSSVRRLVKASARRAGLDQDIVAGLSGHSMRVGAAQDLMISGYDTVAIMTAGGWKNVEVVARYCEKAALKR; via the coding sequence TTGGACACCGTCTTCGCGAGGTGCATTGGCGCGTATTCAGATTTCACGCTGCGCGGCTATCGGTGCGACTTGGATACATTTTCTGCATGGTGCACTGAAAGAGGCTCGGAGGTCGTCCCGGCTTCTCCTGAAATTGTTGCGGCGTTCATTGACGAGCATATCGCGCGCTATTCCTACGCAACCATTCGGAGGCGGCTGTCTGCGATCAAGTTTCTGCATCGCATGTGCGATCTGCCGTCACCCATCGACACGTCAGTGGTGTATTTGTCTATCAGGCGCGCCGCACGAACAAAAGGCCGACGCCCGAAACAAGTGCTTGGTCTGACGGCAGACCTTTTGGCGTCGATCCTTGACGGTTGTCCTAAAACTCTTTCAGGGCTGCGCGACGCAGCTTTGATCAGCGTTGGCTACGACACGCTCTGCCGCAGTTCAGAGCTCAGTTGGATGAAAGTTGATCATATCGATCTGGCAAGCCAGACCGTGTATATCCCACGCTCCAAAAACGACCCTTTCGGCGATGGCCGACTGGCTCGTCTCACCTCCGAGACGGTAGAAAAGATCGATCGGTGGCTTCGGACATCGGGTATCGACGATGGCCCGCTGTTTCGAGGTCTGGTGGCCGGGAAACTTCGTCAGGGACATATGGAAACATCCTCCGTCAGGCGGCTAGTCAAAGCATCTGCGCGGCGGGCTGGCCTGGACCAGGACATAGTTGCTGGCTTGAGTGGCCACTCGATGCGTGTTGGCGCGGCGCAGGACCTGATGATATCAGGCTACGATACCGTCGCTATAATGACGGCCGGTGGTTGGAAGAATGTTGAGGTCGTTGCGCGGTACTGCGAGAAGGCGGCGCTCAAACGATGA
- a CDS encoding helix-turn-helix transcriptional regulator — translation MIGSVQIRAARGLLGISAQELAQMANVPHRTVQRLESSDGIPPSRGGTLDRVREALEAAGIEFIGDPIHSPGVRLRGNAQSQPDPETDD, via the coding sequence TTGATTGGTTCAGTTCAAATCCGTGCTGCGCGAGGGCTCCTAGGCATATCCGCCCAAGAGCTCGCCCAAATGGCGAATGTGCCCCATAGGACGGTGCAACGGCTAGAAAGCAGCGACGGCATTCCACCTTCACGTGGCGGTACGCTTGATCGGGTGAGGGAAGCTCTCGAAGCCGCTGGCATCGAGTTTATTGGTGACCCGATCCACTCACCTGGCGTTCGCCTTCGTGGTAACGCGCAAAGCCAACCTGACCCCGAGACAGATGATTAA
- a CDS encoding isopenicillin N synthase family oxygenase — protein MANAADYALKELNKETTIGGVGLEVERSVPRIDLTDFDARKAEITEQLWEAATDTGFFQLVNHGVPIHLIDEVFLMSKAFFDLPQEVKAHYPMARGTNSGWEYKAQVRPSTGTADQKESYQVTISRMDELGLWPTPEELAGFKASMLTFERANWGVAMKVLGCFADKLGMSTDFFTTAHDPMKPTYQSTVRLIHYLAMKDATQEDYKYWRAGAHSDYNCLTLLHQRTGQGGLQVAPGKDQVDGLAWTEVEPLDGIITCNIGDMLMRWSDDLLQSTLHRVRMPKPGEYDGPRYSIAFFAQANKDAMIVGPQEKYEPMSAGDYMQMRLSANFDKK, from the coding sequence ATGGCCAATGCAGCCGATTACGCACTGAAAGAACTCAACAAAGAGACCACCATCGGTGGCGTGGGTCTTGAAGTGGAACGCTCTGTTCCGCGCATTGATCTGACCGATTTCGATGCTCGCAAAGCCGAGATCACCGAGCAATTGTGGGAAGCCGCGACCGACACGGGCTTCTTCCAATTGGTCAATCACGGCGTCCCGATCCACCTGATCGATGAAGTGTTTCTGATGTCAAAGGCCTTCTTTGACCTGCCGCAGGAGGTCAAGGCGCACTACCCCATGGCGCGCGGCACCAACTCCGGCTGGGAGTACAAAGCGCAGGTGCGGCCCTCAACCGGCACCGCTGACCAAAAGGAAAGCTATCAGGTCACCATTTCGCGCATGGATGAGCTTGGCCTCTGGCCAACCCCGGAAGAACTCGCGGGCTTTAAGGCTTCGATGCTCACATTCGAGCGCGCCAATTGGGGTGTTGCGATGAAGGTCCTGGGCTGCTTCGCCGACAAGCTTGGCATGTCGACGGACTTCTTCACCACAGCCCATGACCCGATGAAACCGACCTACCAGTCCACGGTGCGGCTCATTCATTATCTGGCGATGAAAGATGCCACGCAGGAGGATTACAAATACTGGCGCGCTGGCGCGCACAGCGACTACAACTGCTTGACGCTTCTCCACCAACGCACGGGGCAGGGCGGTCTACAAGTCGCACCGGGTAAGGATCAGGTGGACGGGCTGGCCTGGACGGAGGTTGAGCCGCTCGACGGCATCATCACCTGCAACATCGGCGACATGCTGATGCGCTGGTCGGATGATTTGCTGCAGTCGACATTGCACCGCGTGCGCATGCCCAAGCCCGGCGAATATGACGGCCCACGCTACTCCATTGCGTTCTTCGCGCAGGCTAACAAAGACGCCATGATCGTCGGCCCGCAGGAAAAGTATGAGCCGATGTCGGCCGGCGACTATATGCAAATGCGCCTGTCGGCGAACTTCGACAAGAAGTAA
- a CDS encoding amidohydrolase family protein has product MTNFLIQGAEGILTGQLGEAARASGSIRVHDGKITAIGDLAPEPDEEIVDASGCVVTPGLVNSHHHLFQSVLKSVPEGMNEPLTPWLRLVPYSYWDTLDADVMQAGVTLGMAELALSGATTIADHHYFYSDRFDFDPSTILCETAQRFGVRFMLGRGGATKARAFDSPDIVPLPTESFDAMLKAVEADVSRWHDAAPDAMIKVAFAPTTPTYSLLEGELKEIAQATRAMGVRLHSHLSENTGYVDYTLEHYGKRPVHWLAEHDWLGPDVWYAHLVDCDESEVQLLAETGTGMAHCVQANARLGSGVAPADLLHKLGGTVSLGVDGAAANEAADMISALYTTFCTHRITKGVEAVNAETCLHWATAGGAKVLGFESIETLEVGKDADIALFDLSAPRHLGQHDRLIGPIVAGGQVQVRHSFVKGKPLVVDGVLPFLDMDQLSHDCFKAVETIKTRRAHKLKEAC; this is encoded by the coding sequence GTGACCAACTTTCTCATCCAAGGCGCCGAAGGCATTCTCACCGGCCAGCTGGGCGAAGCGGCGAGGGCCAGCGGTTCCATCCGTGTGCACGACGGTAAGATCACCGCCATTGGCGATCTGGCGCCAGAGCCTGACGAGGAAATCGTCGATGCCTCAGGCTGCGTGGTGACGCCGGGCTTGGTGAACAGCCACCACCATCTTTTCCAAAGCGTTCTGAAAAGCGTGCCCGAAGGCATGAACGAACCGCTGACGCCTTGGCTGCGTCTGGTGCCCTATTCCTATTGGGATACGCTCGATGCCGATGTGATGCAGGCCGGTGTGACGCTCGGCATGGCTGAGCTTGCCTTGTCCGGCGCAACAACCATCGCCGACCATCACTATTTCTATTCAGACCGTTTCGATTTCGACCCATCGACGATCCTTTGCGAAACAGCGCAGCGCTTTGGCGTGCGGTTCATGCTGGGGCGAGGGGGCGCAACGAAAGCACGTGCGTTCGACTCCCCCGACATCGTGCCGCTCCCGACCGAAAGCTTCGATGCCATGCTTAAAGCGGTGGAAGCCGATGTGAGCCGTTGGCATGACGCGGCGCCGGACGCGATGATCAAAGTCGCCTTTGCGCCGACGACGCCGACCTATTCCCTGCTCGAAGGTGAGCTGAAGGAGATCGCCCAGGCCACCCGCGCTATGGGCGTGCGGCTCCATTCCCACCTGTCGGAAAACACCGGCTATGTGGATTACACGCTAGAACACTACGGCAAACGTCCGGTCCATTGGCTTGCCGAGCATGACTGGTTGGGGCCTGACGTGTGGTATGCCCATCTCGTCGATTGCGATGAGAGCGAAGTGCAACTGCTCGCCGAAACCGGAACGGGCATGGCGCATTGTGTGCAGGCCAATGCGCGCCTTGGATCTGGCGTTGCGCCGGCAGACCTGCTGCACAAGCTCGGCGGAACCGTCTCTTTGGGCGTGGATGGTGCGGCTGCCAATGAAGCCGCCGACATGATTTCCGCGCTCTACACCACGTTCTGCACCCACCGGATCACCAAAGGGGTTGAGGCCGTCAATGCGGAAACCTGCCTGCATTGGGCGACCGCGGGCGGTGCCAAGGTCCTGGGTTTTGAAAGCATCGAAACATTGGAGGTCGGCAAAGACGCCGACATCGCACTCTTTGATCTGTCGGCGCCACGGCACCTCGGCCAGCATGATCGGTTGATTGGCCCCATCGTCGCCGGTGGCCAAGTGCAGGTCCGGCATTCGTTCGTAAAGGGCAAACCGTTGGTCGTGGACGGCGTACTGCCCTTCCTCGATATGGACCAGCTTTCGCATGACTGTTTCAAAGCGGTCGAAACCATCAAAACGCGCCGTGCGCACAAACTGAAGGAGGCTTGCTGA
- a CDS encoding ABC transporter permease, translating to MAVPGLLPGLTIIALLVIWELATRIFPIPSFILPAPTRIGGAIDAVPADRWFDHVWATLRVAMIGYVISICIALPVAIALTRSKVVSACLYPLLVVIQSTPVVAVAPIIIVILGSGDAPRVTITFLITFFPLVVSMTTGMMATPRELIELSQSLKAPAWREFTQIRIPYAIPYIFSGLKISITLAVIGAVVAEFVASSQGLGFFIQFSTSNFKLPQAWLGLGFLVLMSLTLFNLVVLVQRIFFPWSIPKDER from the coding sequence ATGGCGGTGCCCGGCCTATTGCCTGGCCTGACCATCATTGCGCTGCTGGTCATCTGGGAGTTGGCAACGCGCATCTTCCCGATCCCGAGTTTCATTCTCCCGGCGCCCACTCGCATCGGCGGAGCAATCGATGCCGTGCCTGCCGACCGTTGGTTCGATCACGTCTGGGCGACATTGAGGGTCGCCATGATCGGCTATGTGATTTCCATCTGCATCGCGCTGCCTGTAGCGATTGCGCTCACCCGGTCGAAAGTGGTGTCGGCGTGCCTTTATCCGCTACTCGTCGTCATCCAATCCACGCCTGTGGTGGCCGTCGCGCCCATCATCATCGTGATCCTTGGCTCGGGCGATGCACCGCGGGTGACCATTACGTTCCTCATCACGTTCTTCCCGCTGGTGGTTTCGATGACCACGGGCATGATGGCGACGCCGCGCGAGCTGATCGAACTTTCCCAGAGCCTCAAGGCGCCGGCCTGGCGCGAGTTCACACAGATCCGCATTCCCTACGCGATTCCCTACATCTTCTCGGGACTGAAGATCTCCATCACACTGGCTGTCATTGGCGCCGTGGTGGCGGAGTTTGTGGCGTCCTCGCAGGGGCTCGGATTTTTCATCCAGTTTTCAACGTCCAACTTCAAACTGCCCCAGGCCTGGCTAGGGCTTGGGTTTCTGGTGCTGATGTCGCTGACGCTCTTCAACCTGGTGGTGTTGGTTCAACGAATCTTCTTCCCCTGGTCGATCCCCAAGGATGAGCGGTGA
- a CDS encoding ABC transporter ATP-binding protein, translating to MPNTAAIAFENVGQVFATDTGPLEALRGVSTSIARHEFVAVLGPSGCGKSTLLRLTSGLLKPTSGSVKVFDLAVTDPRDDIGIVFQKPTLLPWANTIDNVLFPLKHRGGFVAKADRERAVDLVKMVGLEGFESRLPNELSGGMQQRVGIARALLMDPDILLMDEPFSALDALTREDMGFELLRIWQERPKTVLFITHSIAEAVLLADRVIVMTDRPGAILEDLKVPLDRPRTIETTTSKVMHEFAGYLRSLLLKRAA from the coding sequence ATGCCAAATACCGCCGCGATCGCGTTTGAAAATGTCGGCCAAGTGTTCGCCACGGACACCGGTCCACTTGAAGCGCTTCGCGGCGTTTCCACCAGCATCGCACGGCATGAATTTGTTGCGGTGCTTGGACCGTCGGGCTGCGGGAAATCCACGCTCCTGCGCCTGACGTCCGGCCTCCTGAAACCGACATCAGGCAGCGTGAAGGTCTTTGATCTAGCGGTCACTGATCCGCGCGATGATATCGGTATCGTGTTCCAAAAACCGACTTTGCTGCCCTGGGCGAACACCATCGACAATGTGCTCTTCCCGCTGAAACATCGCGGTGGGTTCGTCGCTAAGGCGGACCGCGAACGTGCCGTCGATCTTGTGAAGATGGTCGGGCTGGAAGGGTTTGAGAGCCGGCTGCCGAACGAACTGTCCGGTGGCATGCAGCAGCGCGTAGGCATCGCCCGTGCCTTGCTCATGGATCCCGATATTCTGCTGATGGATGAGCCGTTTTCCGCGCTTGATGCGCTGACCCGCGAAGACATGGGGTTTGAGCTTCTGCGTATCTGGCAGGAGCGACCGAAGACGGTGCTCTTCATCACGCACTCCATCGCCGAGGCAGTGTTGCTTGCCGACCGCGTGATCGTGATGACCGATCGCCCCGGCGCCATTCTTGAAGATTTGAAGGTGCCGCTCGATCGCCCCCGCACCATTGAAACCACCACATCAAAGGTGATGCATGAGTTTGCAGGATATCTCCGCAGCCTCCTCCTCAAGCGCGCCGCTTGA
- a CDS encoding ABC transporter substrate-binding protein, with the protein MNLKSLSAALLGGMTILATATSAQALDAVTFQLDWLPGGDKSPIYVCIEQGFCEEAGIEVTIEGGRGSSEAVTKLATGISDIGTAGLGALMAAAVTEDVPVTAVMSYFNQGPHAFYTLEGNGIETVEDVRGMTIATSPFTSSNVYLPLILADMGMTEEDIVLNKMDPGALGPTLMTGQADAIIAWVVDVTRYTTQAEEAGKDIVVIPWSTAGLDLYSASVMANDTFLAERPDVARRFLEAYQRSVVFASENPAEAAAAVVSVVPELDLASIEGGVNDAMLLVFNEVTEADGLGVFEPGRLASTWARVAAAQGFDPEALDPETIVDRSFMPTN; encoded by the coding sequence ATGAACCTTAAATCACTCTCCGCCGCGCTTTTGGGCGGCATGACCATATTGGCAACCGCGACATCAGCGCAGGCGTTGGATGCGGTGACATTCCAGTTGGATTGGCTGCCTGGCGGCGACAAATCTCCCATTTATGTCTGCATTGAACAGGGCTTCTGTGAGGAAGCCGGTATCGAAGTGACCATCGAAGGGGGGCGCGGTTCCTCCGAAGCTGTCACCAAATTGGCCACCGGCATTTCCGACATTGGCACGGCAGGCCTTGGCGCGCTGATGGCGGCGGCAGTGACTGAAGATGTGCCGGTGACGGCTGTCATGTCTTACTTCAATCAGGGCCCACACGCCTTCTACACGCTTGAAGGCAACGGGATTGAGACGGTTGAAGATGTGCGCGGCATGACCATCGCGACCTCGCCTTTCACCTCATCCAACGTTTATCTGCCACTCATCCTGGCCGACATGGGCATGACGGAAGAGGACATTGTTCTCAACAAGATGGACCCTGGTGCGCTTGGACCGACCCTTATGACCGGTCAGGCCGATGCAATCATCGCTTGGGTTGTTGATGTTACCCGCTACACCACCCAGGCAGAAGAGGCTGGCAAGGACATCGTGGTGATCCCTTGGTCGACCGCTGGCCTCGACCTCTACTCCGCCTCGGTGATGGCCAACGATACATTCTTGGCCGAACGCCCCGATGTCGCTCGCCGCTTCCTGGAAGCGTATCAGCGCTCGGTTGTCTTCGCCTCGGAAAACCCGGCTGAAGCGGCCGCAGCCGTTGTGTCTGTGGTCCCTGAGCTTGACCTCGCCTCCATCGAAGGCGGCGTCAATGATGCCATGTTGCTGGTCTTCAATGAGGTGACCGAAGCCGATGGACTGGGCGTCTTCGAGCCGGGTCGTCTCGCCTCCACCTGGGCACGTGTTGCCGCCGCGCAGGGTTTTGACCCTGAGGCGCTCGACCCGGAGACGATCGTCGACCGCTCGTTCATGCCCACCAACTGA
- a CDS encoding nucleoside deaminase — translation MPISPERDEELIRHTIELARQSRARGDHPFAALLADADGKILLEAMNTCGTKGDDTGHAERNLMTEASMTYDTDFLRTCSMYTSAEPCAMCAGSVYWAGVGRVVHGMSERALKDLIGPDPENLTMDLPCKTVLDSGQRKVDVVGPLLSEESAVVHEGFWVGSK, via the coding sequence ATGCCAATTTCACCTGAACGCGATGAAGAACTGATCCGGCACACTATCGAACTAGCCAGGCAATCGCGCGCACGCGGCGACCACCCGTTTGCGGCACTGCTGGCTGATGCTGATGGCAAGATCTTGCTGGAGGCGATGAACACCTGCGGTACCAAGGGCGACGATACCGGTCACGCCGAGCGCAATCTGATGACCGAAGCCTCGATGACCTATGATACCGATTTCCTGCGCACATGCAGTATGTACACGAGCGCTGAACCCTGCGCGATGTGTGCGGGCTCGGTCTATTGGGCAGGCGTTGGCCGCGTGGTGCACGGCATGAGCGAACGCGCGCTGAAGGACCTTATCGGTCCCGATCCTGAAAACCTGACGATGGATCTGCCATGCAAGACTGTTCTCGACTCTGGCCAGCGCAAGGTCGATGTGGTCGGCCCGCTGCTTTCGGAGGAAAGCGCCGTGGTCCATGAAGGCTTCTGGGTGGGGAGCAAGTAA